One window of the Niallia circulans genome contains the following:
- the nagB gene encoding glucosamine-6-phosphate deaminase — protein MKLIEVQNYDEMSKVAAKKIIEQIQTKPNSVLGLATGGTPVGTYQYLIKDFTENQTSYEKVITVNLDEYVGLEEDNPQSYSYYMKEHLFNHINIPENQTHLPFAKNIDDKEAGKNYEKLIDSFGGMDMQVLGIGENGHIGFNEPGTSFSSTTDVVQLADSTREANARYFTSMDEVPTHAISMGISTIMKSRKILLLVSGVKKASVLNQLFHSDIKEDLPASILKKHPDVTIIADQEALSILKENKGSVYS, from the coding sequence ATGAAATTAATTGAAGTTCAAAACTACGATGAAATGAGTAAAGTAGCAGCCAAAAAAATAATAGAGCAAATACAAACGAAGCCAAATAGTGTGCTAGGTCTTGCTACTGGGGGAACTCCAGTAGGAACCTATCAGTATTTAATAAAGGATTTTACGGAGAACCAAACATCCTATGAAAAAGTTATCACCGTTAATTTAGATGAATATGTTGGTTTAGAAGAGGATAATCCTCAAAGTTATAGCTATTATATGAAAGAACACTTATTTAATCATATAAATATTCCTGAAAATCAAACTCATTTGCCTTTTGCCAAAAATATTGATGATAAAGAAGCAGGAAAAAATTATGAGAAACTGATTGATTCTTTTGGTGGAATGGATATGCAAGTTTTAGGAATAGGTGAAAATGGACATATCGGTTTTAATGAACCAGGTACTTCGTTCTCTTCTACAACTGATGTTGTTCAATTAGCTGACTCGACAAGAGAGGCAAATGCTCGCTATTTTACTAGTATGGATGAGGTACCAACACATGCTATCTCTATGGGGATTTCCACTATAATGAAAAGTCGGAAAATCTTATTGCTCGTGTCTGGAGTGAAGAAGGCATCTGTGCTTAATCAGTTATTTCATTCCGATATAAAAGAGGATCTTCCAGCTTCTATTTTGAAAAAGCATCCGGATGTTACAATTATCGCTGATCAGGAGGCTTTATCTATTTTGAAAGAAAATAAAGGAAGTGTGTATAGTTGA
- a CDS encoding GntR family transcriptional regulator — protein sequence MIIKDSHIPIYYQLEMEIKEIIKELKPGDPISSEREFSEKYGISRMTVRQAINNLVAEGVLVRQRGKGTFVAAQKVEQELSGLTSFSEDMHSRGLTPKTKILDFKIIPCPRGIASKLKIEEGDQVYEVSRLRIADDIPMALETSYLPTLLIKELQEETLHGSIYEYVEQTLHQKISHATQTIESTLSHKNESASLGIKEGAPVLLMERFSYLANGTPFEYVKSIYRGDRYKFIIDMKRS from the coding sequence TTGATCATTAAAGATTCACATATTCCTATCTATTATCAATTAGAAATGGAGATAAAAGAAATCATTAAAGAGCTAAAGCCTGGTGACCCTATTAGCTCGGAACGGGAGTTTTCCGAAAAATACGGTATTAGCAGGATGACGGTTCGTCAAGCTATTAATAACTTAGTAGCTGAAGGTGTACTTGTTCGTCAAAGAGGGAAAGGGACTTTTGTTGCTGCACAAAAGGTAGAACAAGAGCTTTCTGGATTAACAAGTTTCTCGGAAGATATGCATTCAAGAGGGTTAACACCAAAAACTAAAATTCTTGATTTTAAAATAATTCCTTGTCCAAGAGGCATTGCCAGTAAGTTGAAGATAGAAGAGGGCGACCAAGTTTATGAGGTTAGCCGATTACGGATTGCGGATGATATCCCAATGGCCCTTGAAACTTCCTACCTTCCAACGCTCTTGATTAAGGAGCTGCAGGAAGAGACTTTACATGGTTCTATATATGAATATGTGGAGCAAACTTTACATCAAAAGATTAGTCACGCTACCCAAACAATTGAATCAACGTTATCCCATAAAAATGAAAGTGCATCTCTTGGGATTAAAGAGGGGGCACCGGTGCTGCTGATGGAGCGTTTTAGTTATTTGGCTAATGGAACTCCTTTTGAATATGTGAAATCTATTTATCGCGGAGACCGGTATAAATTTATTATTGATATGAAGAGATCTTAA
- a CDS encoding LamB/YcsF family protein: MSIDINCDLGESYGAYRIGNDETIIPYVTSVNIACGFHAGDPTIMRKTVNLALENKVAIGAHPGFNDVLGFGRREINISPNEVYDIVIYQIGALEAFVKAEGGTLQHIKPHGALYNMAVKDGRLADAIAKAIYKINPAYILFGLANSELIRAGKRYGLETANEVFADRTYQSDGSLTPRTHKQALIDCPKQAAKQIIDMVKNKKVTSVQGEEIPIQADTICIHGDSTHGISIVKEVTSTLLQSTITIRNFMEKT; encoded by the coding sequence ATGTCTATTGATATAAATTGTGATTTAGGGGAAAGCTATGGTGCTTATCGAATTGGGAATGATGAAACAATTATCCCCTATGTAACTAGTGTAAATATTGCTTGTGGTTTTCATGCCGGTGATCCAACTATCATGAGGAAAACGGTGAATCTTGCACTGGAGAATAAAGTGGCGATTGGTGCCCATCCAGGCTTTAATGATGTTCTTGGCTTCGGAAGGAGAGAAATAAATATATCACCCAATGAAGTATATGATATAGTCATTTATCAAATAGGAGCATTAGAAGCATTTGTGAAAGCAGAGGGCGGAACCTTGCAGCATATAAAGCCACATGGTGCGTTATATAATATGGCTGTGAAAGATGGACGATTGGCTGATGCGATTGCCAAAGCTATTTACAAGATAAATCCTGCGTATATTCTATTCGGTTTAGCGAACAGTGAATTGATTAGAGCAGGGAAACGTTATGGCTTAGAAACTGCTAACGAGGTATTTGCAGATCGAACTTATCAATCAGATGGAAGTTTAACCCCACGTACACATAAACAAGCTCTTATCGACTGCCCTAAACAGGCAGCTAAACAGATAATTGATATGGTTAAGAATAAAAAGGTTACCTCTGTACAAGGTGAAGAGATACCTATTCAAGCAGATACCATATGTATTCATGGTGATTCCACCCATGGTATATCCATTGTAAAAGAAGTAACATCTACGTTACTTCAATCGACAATAACCATCCGCAATTTTATGGAGAAAACATAA
- a CDS encoding RNA polymerase sigma factor has translation MGSIEELYERYSQELIHFLIYLGVKKEEAEDLVQEVFIRLLKTKCLFKGESSERTWLYTIAKNIAIDHFRKQKNSYTFDCEIPIHIKDEQALPDEVAMKKEQLDWIKHLLYCCTEDQKKVIYCRYLKELSIGETALNLGWSESKVKTTQHRALKLLKKNLVGI, from the coding sequence ATGGGTTCGATTGAAGAGCTCTATGAAAGATATAGTCAAGAATTAATTCATTTTCTGATCTATTTAGGGGTGAAAAAGGAAGAGGCAGAAGATTTAGTACAAGAAGTTTTTATACGATTGCTAAAAACAAAGTGTCTCTTTAAAGGGGAAAGTAGTGAGCGAACTTGGCTATATACAATTGCTAAAAATATTGCCATTGATCATTTTAGAAAACAAAAAAATTCCTATACCTTTGATTGTGAAATACCTATCCATATAAAGGATGAACAAGCTCTTCCTGATGAAGTTGCCATGAAGAAAGAACAGCTTGATTGGATTAAACATTTACTTTATTGTTGTACAGAAGATCAAAAAAAAGTAATTTACTGCAGATATTTAAAGGAATTGTCTATAGGAGAAACTGCTTTGAATTTGGGGTGGTCTGAAAGTAAAGTGAAGACGACACAGCATCGGGCTTTAAAATTGCTCAAAAAGAATTTAGTAGGCATATAA
- a CDS encoding peptide MFS transporter: MSDLNKQKIVDSVPQKGFFGHPKGLFTLFFTEFWERFSYYGMRAILVYYMYYEVSKGGLGISEGTAIAIVSIYGSLVYMSGIIGGWFADRIFGTSKAVFYGGIFIMLGHIVLAVPGSITMFFISMILIVIGTGLLKPNVSSIVGEMYSPEDARRDAGFSIFYMGINLGGFLSPIIVGEIGMNYSFHLGFGLAAIGMLCGLIVFMMTKKKNLGLAGTFVPNPLSKKEKKKVYSSIGISIVVIAIILAILIPLKILTFESFVTIVGILGFLIPAIYFIVMYRSPKTTRDERSRLIAYIPLFLAAVMFWAIQEQGSTILAAYADKRTQLEFGGFSLSPTIFQSINPLFIIIFAPVFAWIWVKLGNRQPSVSKKFSIALLFAGLSFIIMMLPAYLSGVNTLVSPLWLVLSYFLVVVGELCISPVGLSATTKLAPAAFSAQTMSLWFLSSAAAQALNAQIAPLFTKISEVAYFGILGGVAIFLSIILFLLSPMIQNKMKGIK, translated from the coding sequence ATGTCAGATTTAAATAAACAGAAAATTGTGGACAGTGTTCCCCAAAAGGGATTTTTTGGTCATCCTAAAGGGTTGTTCACACTTTTCTTTACAGAATTTTGGGAAAGATTTTCCTACTATGGGATGAGAGCCATCCTAGTTTATTATATGTACTACGAAGTATCTAAAGGTGGATTAGGTATTTCCGAAGGTACGGCGATTGCCATTGTATCTATATACGGTTCACTCGTTTATATGTCTGGTATTATTGGTGGATGGTTTGCAGATAGAATATTTGGGACAAGTAAGGCCGTTTTCTATGGCGGTATATTCATTATGCTTGGTCACATTGTATTAGCTGTGCCGGGTAGTATTACCATGTTCTTTATTTCCATGATTTTAATTGTTATCGGAACAGGATTATTAAAACCAAATGTATCAAGTATTGTTGGAGAAATGTATAGTCCAGAGGATGCGCGTCGTGACGCAGGTTTTAGTATATTCTACATGGGAATTAACCTTGGTGGATTCCTGTCACCAATTATTGTTGGCGAAATTGGAATGAATTATAGTTTCCATCTTGGTTTTGGACTTGCTGCAATTGGTATGTTATGTGGATTAATTGTATTCATGATGACAAAGAAGAAGAATTTAGGTCTTGCTGGTACATTTGTGCCAAATCCATTATCTAAAAAAGAAAAGAAAAAGGTATATTCTTCTATTGGTATTAGCATAGTGGTCATTGCCATCATTTTAGCTATTTTAATTCCATTGAAAATCTTAACTTTCGAATCTTTTGTCACAATTGTCGGAATTCTCGGCTTCTTAATTCCAGCTATTTATTTTATTGTTATGTATCGCAGTCCAAAAACTACTCGTGATGAGCGTTCTAGATTGATTGCCTATATCCCACTGTTTTTAGCTGCCGTTATGTTCTGGGCGATTCAAGAACAAGGATCAACCATTCTTGCTGCCTATGCTGATAAACGAACACAATTAGAGTTTGGCGGATTTAGTCTTTCACCAACTATTTTCCAATCAATCAATCCATTGTTCATTATTATATTTGCACCGGTATTTGCATGGATTTGGGTTAAGCTTGGAAATCGTCAACCTTCTGTTTCTAAGAAGTTTTCAATTGCTTTATTGTTTGCCGGTTTATCCTTTATCATTATGATGTTACCTGCTTATTTAAGCGGAGTAAACACATTAGTTAGCCCATTATGGTTAGTATTAAGCTATTTCCTAGTAGTAGTTGGAGAGCTATGTATATCTCCAGTTGGCCTGTCTGCTACAACTAAACTGGCGCCAGCGGCTTTCTCTGCACAGACAATGAGTCTTTGGTTCTTATCCAGTGCTGCTGCCCAAGCACTAAATGCACAAATCGCCCCATTATTCACAAAAATATCTGAAGTTGCATATTTCGGTATTCTTGGAGGAGTAGCTATTTTCTTAAGTATTATCCTTTTCTTGTTATCACCTATGATTCAAAACAAGATGAAAGGAATAAAGTAA